A stretch of Labrus mixtus chromosome 7, fLabMix1.1, whole genome shotgun sequence DNA encodes these proteins:
- the LOC132978158 gene encoding SH3 and cysteine-rich domain-containing protein 3-like, with protein MAHYDSLDDKDSVDIHDDPPLPDNVVKEEDNTVYFIYDEEVEDEDREEAPPAEPFRPVNDRPHKFKDHYCKKPKFCDVCARMIVLNNKFALRCKNCKTSIHHQCQSYVEFQKCFGKIPPGFRRAYSSPLYSSQQNATVSQLLPFSQSNRTDPVFETLRIGVIMANKERKKGSEDKKNMMMMMEDDESQPKQHDEGGEGATTEGDKRGDKTPADDKSKKVQPGKIGVFSQSHYYLALYRFKALEKDDLDVHAGDRITVIDDSNEEWWRGKIGERTGFIPASYIIRVRAGERVYKVTRSFVGNREMGQITLKKDQIVVKKGEEVNGYLKVSTGRKLGFFPANLLQEI; from the exons ATGGCTCATTATGACTC GTTGGATGACAAGGACTCTGTGGATATTCATGACGACCCGCCTCTGCCTGATAATGTGGTGAAAGAGGAGGACAACACG GTTTACTTTATCTATGATGAGGAGGTCGAGGatgaggacagagaggaagcACCTCCTGCAGAACCCTTCAGACCAGTAAATGACAGACCTCACAAGTTCAAGGACCACTACTGCAAGAAACCCAAATTCTGTGATGTCTGTGCGCGCATGATAGTGT tGAACAATAAATTTGCATTGCGATGTAAGAACTGCAAAACAAGCATCCACCATCAGTGTCAGTCCTACGTCGAGTTCCAGAAGTGCTTTGGCAAAATA CCTCCAGGATTCAGAAGAGCGTACAGTTCTCCTCTCTACAGCAGTCAGCAGAATGCAACAGTCTCACAGCTGCTGCCTTTTT CACAGTCAAACCGCACTGACCCTGTGTTTGAAACTCTGCGTATTGGTGTGATCATGGCCAACAAGGAGCGTAAAAAAGGCTCAGAGGACAAGaagaat atgatgatgatgatggaggacGATGAGTCCCAGCCCAAACAACACGatgaaggaggtgaaggag CGACCACAGAGGGAGACAAAAGAGGAGACAAGACTCCTGCTGATGACAAG AGTAAAAAGGTTCAGCCGGGGAAGATCGGCGTGTTCAGTCAGTCTCATTACTACCTGGCTCTGTACCGCTTCAAAGCTTTAGAGAAAGATGATCTGGATGTTCA TGCGGGTGATCGCATCACAGTGATAGACGACTCCAACGAGGAATGGTGGAGG GGGAAGATCGGAGAGAGAACAGGCTTCATACCAGCCAGCTACATCATCAGagtgagagcaggagagagggtcTACAAGGTGACTCGCTCCTTTGTTGGCAACAGAGAGATGGGCCAAATCACTCTGAAGAAAGACcag ATTGTGGTGaagaagggggaggaggtgaACGGCTACCTGAAGGTCAGTACAGGTCGGAAGCTCGGCTTCTTCCCCGCCAACCTGCTGCAGGAGATCTGA